CGctcaataaattttttttacaaaaaaaccccacaccttgtCTTTGTTGTAGAAACTGTTTCAccacatttcttaattttttgaGAGGGagggtaagatttttttttttcctcacttgtcaCACAGCCCTGCTGAATCTCTTTGGTTCTGGGGCCCAATCTACCTACAGAGGGTAGCCCCGCTACCATCTAGTACGAGGAGCAGATCGTTCCTAGGAAGAGGTTTCTAGAACATCAGCTAAGCAGGATGGACATTAAGATAGTCTCTCCATCCACAGAACTGGACTGGATGCAGAGTGCTGTAAGGGCAAGTGAGAGGAATGCGCCAACCAGATCACAGGTTTTTGTGCATTCAGGTAGGGAAATGCTGAATAAATGGTGGGGAAGAGCTTCTGACAACTCCTGATGCAAAGCAGGCTGTCTTCTAGGAGGCTGGTCTCACAGCTATACTACTTACGCACAAGACCGGGATCTTTATCTCATGTCTGAAGAATGATGTGGttacttctctctctttctccccccccctccaaatgtTCCTATTACAAGCAACAAGAGAAAGTTATTCTTGCTGAAATAACTAAAATATAAAGGAAAGTCATAGTAGTATTTGGCATTTTTAATttaggtttgttttatttaagtttAATGTTAATTCCATGCTGTGTTTCAGTAAGAACAATACAGATTCTGTATCTGTGGCTCCAGTCAGATATCCAGTAGTACAAATTAGCTTCAAGTTACACATACTGAACAAAAGAGGTTGAGCGAGCgaagggagatggggaaaggggagggagaaagaaaaaatattgaacaCGCATGCAGGCTTATCAATGCCACCTTCAATGCTAACCTGCTTTGAGGAAAAGTAAAGAATAGGCAAGAATGAGCAGCCACGGATTGTTGAACTGTTACCAGCACCATGATTTTcagcaacatttcagcagtttgGAAACTTTTGTTTTTATACAGTAAAACCACTACAATATGTCCCAATGCAACCTGTAACTTCAAGCTAAACACCCAATTAAGTTTAAACATTGGtataaaattcagtttaaacagttataaaaaaagaaaaatgccaccACATGCGCACTACCTTGCCATAACAAATCTCTCCCCTACAAGTCTGAACAGCCTTCAGGTGTAACATCCACTTCTAATGGCAATCTCGCCACATCTGGCAGGAGACAATACAGTAATGCTGAAAGAGCCTTTACGCAGTCCTGTTAGTGTCTTAAAGAACCTAAAAGCTGGCACCAGTAAAATCCACAGAAATTCACTCTTGCCTTTAAGAACTTTTAAactgtgtaaaaaaaataaaaataaagaaacccaACAGGGCAGGAACCTAAATTCTGAGACCCAATGTAAAAGTCAGATTTGGTGGTTCTCAGAGTGACACTGAGGGTTtttgtggggaaggggaagggtggTCAGAGATGGGTTCTCTTGTTGGCCTTTGTGTCTCACTGGTTTTCATCTTCCACATCCTGCAGCGCTTCTTTATTCTGTTCTTCACCTatgaaagtatttaaaagtaaggaaaatgttaacttttaaaaatgagacCTGCAGAGTGGCTTAACAAGCATCTAGAGATTAATAGTTTCATGCAAGTACACACGCTCGCTCGCACACTTGCATAAATGACACACACTCCTAACGTAGCCAGTTCTCGAGTGAAGCGTTTCCATGGAAATTAAGCCTTATAATCACCCCATCACATTCAATACAGAACTGTAGCACAGGCTATTAGAAGACGTACTCTGTCATAAggacaaaaaacaaaccaccattTCTGAAAACTCAGACTGCACATGTGATCAGTCCTGTTGATCAAGCGATGAACAGCCAAGACAGAAGTCAGAGTGGCTGTAGATCAACATCCTTAAGTCAGAAAATACCTTCACAAAAACCTCATCGCTACTCCAGAGAGCCTTAAGGACATCTATTCACTAGCTACAGAAATGAGaccaaaacagttttcagaaattaaacattttctgcCGAAGTCTACGCAAGTCTCAACAACAGCAAAGTACTGCAGTCAGTTTTATAAAACAACACTGATGATGGTATGTATTACTAAAGGTaccaaaagcagcacaaaaaaacATCCCTACTTCAAGTCCAGCATGACAAAAAACCCTAGGCTTGAggttaaaggaaaacattttgtggaaattaatttctcttgaaAAACGGCCAGTTTAGACCTATTCAACCAGGCTGCCACATGCAGTGAAATGAAGTCTACCCATAAAGACTCTGGTAGTAAGTGTTTGGTTATACTTCAGTTGCCGCTGGGTGAGATGCATGCAATGCCTTCTGCACATCTTTGCCCAATTTCTACTGCAACAGGAGAAAATTTAATGTACTTCAGCTAGTGCCATAACACATGCACGATTAAGTTAATTgataagagaaactgaaaaatgttttctttacaattaTCCTTAACCATGTGAGATGGTACTCTCTCTTAAGGGCAATAAACAAAAACCACCCAttcaaaaaattaatttgcaataaaATCCAATCAAATGAGACTAATGACTTTCAGCATATAATCAGAATGCCTGCTCAGAGCATGTCCAGATTCCAAGTTATCACCAGGTACAATACAAGGTAGATTTTGGAAGAGGTGGCCTAGGAACACAAGACATCTGACATTGAACAAcaataatatttacatttaaaattacaaagcagatcatttaagacagaaaagcagaggcCCTAACCCAGAAAGATGATTAAAAGAAGATCTGAGCATGCTCTAGCCAACGCACTTAAGCAAATACTCCTGTAACAGGCGATTGTGAAAGTACTTTTCATGCCCAAATATTCTTAATATCCATCCAGGTATGCAGCTCAATTCCCAAACATGTAAGTTACTTTGGATCTTAGTCAAGCATATTGGACCTGGGTAGGGGTAACAGGTCACAAATTGGCAGAACATTGCTTAGCCCTGGAATGGAATCAAAGATACAAGCAATTTATCAGCAGCGAGAGGTGACAGAGGCAAGCCACATTAGTGATTGGAAGAAAACTGACGCTGAAAAGTTCATTAAGCCATGACGAAGACTTACAAAGTAGAGTTTTTAGGAAATGAACAGTTGGACTTTCCTTTAGGAATCTATACagcaggaaagaaggggaaaacaggAATCATGTGAAGACGACATTACAAGCatgaaaataaactaaaacaGCTTGTCTATGACATGGTTAAAAGATACAGTAAATGAGATGGAAAAGTGTAGCAGCTGAGTAACACCTGATTTTAGAAAGTCATTCCCTACAACCTACACACCTGAAATCAAAGCAGGAAAAAGCTTAATGCAAAAGAACAAGCCTTTTTCAAGTCTCCCCCACCCCTTAGGAAACTCGCAATTGTGATGATGATCTTTCCCAGTGCCACTATTAACTTTTACCAATCTTCAAAGGCTCTACCCATTTTGGAAATACAGAGTTTTGGAAGCAACAGTTTTAAATGCACTCAGTCGGCATATTAACATGGCATGAAGAAACGAGAAAACTTAACTTTCCACCTATGTCTAAACATTATGCATAAACACCATATTTTTTGTGGACTTGAAGAACTGCACCACAAGTTTAAGTAgttctgcagtattttaaattttgttatcaTAATCTCTCGCATGCATCATAAACAATAACTAGGATAAACTGAAATACTTCAGGAAGAACAAAAATATCTATTTTCTATGCCATGGAGGTAATTATGAAACCAATTTGAATCTAGATTatgcaaaaagaaatataaagaacCTCCATGAATAATCCTGAACTTCTACAATATACAAGATACATGAGACATGGTAGTCAGCTCACACGCAAATAAAGATAGCTTTTGGAAGATGTTCTAATGCTATCTTGCAACAGCAATCCAGCCTTGTTACTTCACCGAAATGGCTTCCTCAGCATTCCCACAGAGCACCAGGATAATTAGctccataataaaaaaataaaaggtcataTCTTAATTGTAGGAATTGGGAACAAATTTATTTCTCCAATATCTAACCATGGCAAGGAAGGCAGCAAGGAAGGCATCTAATAACACCTACAGTATTTAGAGCAGAGGCTGTACAGGATCCATCCAGGATTTACACATATGCTTCTGTGCCATTAGATAATCTTACATCTTTGAAAGCAGGGTGTGGTCCCTTGCAAGAGACTTAAGCACTAGGACATAGGGTAACCTAGGATCCAAGACCCCACACATTTACAGTTCTCCCAGTTCTGTCAAAAGCCCAAAGAAATAGGGGTAAAGTGTGGCCTGCAACATTCAATACTCGTGATCTATGCAAAGAGCTAGAAGCTATCAAGtaacagtatttctttaaaacaaacccaTCAATCCTACACAAAAACAGGTAGTCAGTAAAAAGTTAAAGATTCTGCAATTGCTTTCAAATGGACACTACACCAATAAAATACTCCAAAGTAACACTCTACTGCTATCACCATACTTCAAGTAGCATCTTACAAAAAATTTAAGACACTCATTTATTTATCTGAAGTTAAGCAGCAATGTTGTTTCAAACCCCTGTGCACTTCTAAGTACCTAACATACTTCAAACAGGACTGACTTCCCCCCACTCCAAGTTAGAAGTCAGTCAGCTCTTTCCACTTGTCTCTCCATGACAtaatttttgcagaagaaaacccaaGTTTAGTCTTTCTAGATAGAGAACGTTTCATTCACTACCAATAATCAGTGAAACAGCAGCTGTAACTCAAAAAAAACTAAACAGAGGAAATTTATATTTAGCTTTGTATGCAAAAGTGTAAGAGGAAAAAGTCCATTCAGTATGCCaaaaaacaattctaaaaatttaaataacTATCAGATGTTAGTAAACAGAAGCAATCAATGTCCCACCCTCTGGTACTGCCAGGGGATATATTCAATATTTGCTCTGGCAATAGCCCACTTCACGAGTCACAACCTAGCATTTTTGGGAGTATTAAAGTACTGCAAACATCTCAAATAGCAAATTAGATTTCCtcaagcttccccccccccagtaaaagtattttacaaaatcccttctcctttttcctcttctcttcatACTCAATTCTTCCTAAGTAGAGTAAAAGATACAGAAGGTGCTGTAAGGTGAAATGATTAGTATGATGGCGGTAAATCTTCCACTAAAATGCCAACAGAAATGTTGatcaaccccccaaaaaaggggaaCTAGGAACTATAGACCATTTGTGATACTTCTTCCTGCACTGGAAATTCACATCTGGTTGGAATGACAACCATATATGAACATGAAAAGCcgtaagaaaaaaaagctgaattaaatgaagtcactgcttttaaaacaatCACAGATGCCTAAACAGCCAGGTAGGGAGAAAAAACCCAGAGTTACTGATTCCACACTTCCTTCCTTCAGGTGAGAGCTGAAAAGCTTCTCAAAAGAAGCTAGCGCCACCCCTATCAACTTATCCAGtgttaagaaaaaacagaagttcagGAGGGTCAATTATTAGGAAAGACAGAAGTAAAACACCAAACTAATGTACATTTCCATGCTCTGGTTTCTGGGCAGAGCTCAGTGCAGAGCAGCGTTCTAGAGCACAGTTTACTTACCATCACCCTGCATGTCTGAAGTCCATAGTGTCAGATTATCACGTAACAACTGCATGATAAGTGTAGAGTCCTTATAGCTTTCTTCACTCAGTGTATCCAGTTCTGCAATAGCATCATCGAAAGCTGCTTTTGCCAACCTATAAGCACAGAACAAATCAGGTTTAACATATATTGCTAAACAGAATCCAGAAGCACACAGGATAAACCTGTGCCTCGGAACACCTATCTTCTAGTTTGGCTACATGACATCCATAGCTTCTATAACAAACTTTTACGTTATTTAATGGTGTGTAGATGTTAATCCAAATAGCTCCCATCCAAAACCAGTACCTTTGTGTGCTTAAGAACCTTTTTACTCAAGAACACTGGTTTTATTAAACATTTCTACATCTTGCGGTACAAGTGATCAGGGTCTACTAAAAGCTTAAAAGGAACTGTATTACATAACCTGCAATGACAGGAATAGAAGACAGACAGTATTTGCTTCAATCATCACTTTTATGCTCATACAAGCTGGACCCCTACAGATAGATGAGCTATTGTCATTCTATACATGCTCCCAGTTCACAGAAATTAGTAACATGATCCCTCTAACCTTGTATAATAGCCAACAGCAAGAGGGGCAAGTTAAATCACCTCATACTTTTTGCAGGATAAGGGCACGCACAGAGTTAACAAGGCAAGCTGTTAAACTGCCATTAGTTGATCAATCCAAGGTTATCATTATTCTGCTTTTCATGCATGATCTATTCCCAGATAAACAAATGGGTCTGGActcaaaagaaaatggcaaacgTGAAACCTATCCAGTGAATTGACCTCAGAGCAAGTCATTTACTAGCAGGAAGAAAGCCAGCCCAGTGTTCCTCTTGAGGAAAAGCCGTTACCCAAGTAGCAATCACTTCTGGCTTGTTTGGTATTCACATGAAATTTCCCCATCTTCCCACTCACTACCTACCTGCAGGCACGATCAGGAGAATTAAGAATTTCATAGTAGAATACAGAGAAGTTGAGCGCAAGTCCTAAGCGGATAGGATGTGTTGGCGGGAGTTCTGTCATTGCAATATCACTAGCAGCTTTGTAAGCCACCAAGCTATTCTCTGCAGCCTCCTTCCTGTCATTTCCTGTGGCAAACTCAGCCAGATACCTATGGTAGTCCCCCttcctgaaaacagaaacagTAAGAAGTCAGTAGGCCTTATTTCCCGACCAGCCACTAGATTAACAGCACAAAGGACACTGCTGCTGAATTACTGTCAAGACAACAGCGCATTAGTACTTTAGTGAATTTTAAACCAtcaggaaggaaaacagtttgGGTTCCCCTATTTTCTTGCAGTAGTACACAAAATCATAGTATTACCTTCTCCATTACCAAACTGTGTCTCTGTGCAACTGCATCTCATCTAAACTTAGGCAAGTTTTTGATCTAAAGGATAGAGATAATTCAACTACAAGAGAAAACCCTCTCTGATCATTTCAAGATTTAAACTATGCTTCAGAAAGTACAAAATAGGCATCAAACTAGTGACAACAGCAACATACTCCAAGACCAAGTTTCATTTGATAACGCAATTTTGAAGTTGACACTACATGACAGTTACCAATCTACctagttttcttctctttatgaGGAGTGTACAGCTCATGCAAGAAAACACCAAAGCAAGGATTTAATTTCTACATTATTAGCTCAATTAACAAAAACGGTTGTTTCTTACATCCAAGAGCTGCACAACAGCTTATGTTAAGTTCTCATGACGGTATTCCAAACAACAGTTTCTATCCAAAACCACACAATCAGAACACTAACACCTCAAAGGCTGCCAAAAAGGGCTACTGGTTAGGCATGACTGAACTGCTCTCTTTCTAGAAGTTACTGTGGTTGAGTAGGCAGAAAACACATGTATAGctactttatttctgtctctagTTCAGAGACAGTAAGAGGTCCTTGCCTCACAAGAAGACACTTACATTTTGTAATAGAAAACCTTGGACTCGCCAGTGTTAGCTGCTGGAATGAGGTGTTTGTCCAGTACATCCAGAATGTCACAACAGATTAACTTCAGTTCAGTCtcaacctattaaaaaaaaaaccaaaaaaaccccaaaatgaagAGAGGAGGCAAGGTTAGCACATAAGACTAAGAGCTATTTCAAAAATATCCAAATATCAAACAGGCAACATCATAAAAATCCAACGAAGGggagggcagaagaaaaaaaaaattcagctgctcCACAGGTGCATTAAGCAAAACAGTTCTGCATAATTAGCTGGCACACAAAACAGGCAAGGACTGATGTATGATGAAATGTGTAACTGAATAATGGAATTATAAATTCCCTGGAAGACATCTTGCTAGACAGTTGCATTAAGTTTGTCTCAGGATATAATTCCTTATTGCAAGGCTTGCACAACTCCTAATTCCTTACTTTGATCCTGGAAGGCTGCCCTAAAAGTGGCAACGGTAAAGGGGACAATTTGAAGATAATACAAATCTGCTAAACTCCATTACACCCCAGAGTTAAACAGCACCTTCAGAACAAGTTTCTATTGACTACTTGGGAGACAAAGCTTTAACAGAAGAGCCTTAAGACACAAATCATGGAGTAACATAACAGAATAAAGGTGTGCCACACAAACAAAAAGGTCAGATACAAGAGGAAAACACACTCCAGAAGATACAGACTTCAGAAGCaggcaaaaaaggcaaagcacagcaactcagagaaaaagcagaaatcatcAACACTAACAGCAAGATCTGTGGCCAAAGAAAACCAATAATATAAAGCCTTATTTAAAAACAGATATTGGATTTTAATAGCCGAAGTTGAAAACATGGTCACATCAGCTTCAATTTTTCTAACTTAGAATACAAAGCAAGGTCTATGAGGTTAGGTTTTACCACAAAGTTTCacatctgaaagcaaagaaactgagcATACCCCAAAAAGCTAAAAACTGTCTTTTGACATCAACATTGCCAAAACCAGATTTGCTCTGAGCATCCCATGTCATTCACAGTAGGAGTGGTTGGTTAAGTGCAGATAgcaacctgttgctgctctttcatGATTTCACAGTAACTTTCATAGCTATAGCTGAAGACAACTCTGGCTCAAGCTACTTTTATGTACTATAAAGTAGAGGTTTTCAAGCAAAGGCATCAACATCAGTTACAAGAAACTACCAGAAACTGCATGTCTTGGATCACAAGAGCAGCCCCACTTAGTCCACTATCCCTTCCTATCCTCCCACCcatgcagttttctttccttctttctttaagcatttttctTGCAAAGCAATATTTTTATCACCATATAGCTCCCAAACTATTAGGGTTTGTAACCGCAACATCTACCCTcaaaagctgttaaaattatagatccacaataaATGTTAAACTggcacatatatacacataccgATTTGTACAAAATGACTTAACAGATTTGCAAAAGTTCCTTTAGAGAAATTAATCTACAGCAAATTTCATGTATAAACCACGTCAGAATGCCCTAACATTGAGGAAGTTAGATGCTATACTTAAAGTTATGTGACAAATGCTTAAGGAAGTTGCTGAAATATGGTCACTTGAGAAGAGTCTACTTCATATATTCTTGGGCTACAAAAGCTATAAAACCTTTGGCCAGCAGTCAGTTCCTGCAAACTTCTTTCCTCTTGATCCTCTTTTTCAATGACTTCTTTTGCAGAGAGATCTTCAGCAAAACTGCAAAGAATTAAATCAGTTTCTAATCCTCTTCTGTTAAATAACCATACACGTACAAACTTCTATTTCATCTCATACAGacctttttcagctttgcttaaaGGATCAGTCACACAAGTTATCAGAGATCAGCTGCTGTCCAGGGCAATGTAAATGTCCTGACCAAGCTTAGTTTAAAAAGATTTAATACAAATCAAGTtgattaagaacaaaacaaaaaaaaccacaacaaaaccctaAAAGCTCTTTTACAAAAAGGATCTGTTCTAGACAGAGTGGCTCAATGaactctgcaaagcagcagatgaGCACAAGATCCCACACTAAGCCTGTTCAGAGCATTCAGAAAAAGTAGGTTTAGGGTCTATCACCATTCCACCTCCAAGTATGACATAAGGCACTACAGGGTCTGACCAGCAAGGAAAGACTGCTCACCCCGATGAGTGTGTAGAAGCCCCTGCAATCCATCCTGCCCCTCTTTATTTTAGTGGTAGTGCTGGCTTAATCAGATTCCGGACTGTGTTCTTAGCAGATACAAAAGCTTGTAAACCACCTGGTGATCTAAATAAGGAAACTTATCAGAAGAAACCAGGGGAAGGGTAGCCTGTACTAGTTCTTTGACCTGTTTTAATACATAGCCCCCAAAATAGCTGCACCTCACAAGTGACATGCAACATGAAACTAGAACAGTAGGAAACAGTTGCTAAAGCCTGTAACCtacctccctcccacccctgccaaaACAAACAGACAGACCACCCACATTTATGCCAATTCATAGCCTAACCTTTCtaagaagaggggaagaagagagcCTTGCAGCTGCCCCAGAATACAACCCAGGTTTTAAGTCAGAGCACCAGAAACACACATTGTCACATGCCACAAATACAGAGCAGTAAGAGGAAGGTGAATACTTGCCCTATGCTATTAGGGAAGGGATTTAGTTTTACCGCAAGGAAGCGAACTGCATTATGTGCAGACATACACCACTTCATCCGCTCAAGGATGAAGAACGCAAGCCTCGGTGTGTTCTCATCTACAGAGATGCAGTCAGATGAGAAAGCCAGGGGCTCTACTTTTGTGTATCCAAATGGCCACAGGACCCAGAAAAGCAGCCTGTCTACAAAGGAAGCAAGTAAGTGGCATTTTTCCCCATGGCTACGTATGTGTTTTGCTACATTTATCTTAAGTGGTTTGGGTAAAGGCACAGCCTGGCATCTTCCATCATCTCTCAGTATTGACTAGCGTATGCCTGGGACAAAACCAGCCCAGCCCTACTCTGACAACACCATCATCCCTTGAGTTCTGCCCCATGTCACACTGGCTAGTAGCTCAAACAAACTCCCGGTATTTTTAAGAGCCATGTCCTAAATGACAGTAAATACTGATGTAGACCAAAACCGTCAAATAATTACTTGCACACAAACTACACCTTCCATTTCAACTCAAGCAGCACTCTATAGCCGAGCAAGGTCACACCTGGTTCTGGTGGTAGGAGAGGGATGTGTTTTTCTAGAGATGCTGGTTCTTTTCAACTCCCCAGTGCTTTAAACTTGGGCTGTCAGTCCCCAGACAAGTGGTTTTgttaccttcccccccccccccctccttcttcagaGCCTTTCAAGCCTGGGAAGGGTCTCCCAACAACACTGAACTTACTCTGAAAAAATGCTACAGGAGTGCCTATTTGTTGACAAAGTAAGCATAATAACCAAAAATCTGCTGAGCCTGCACTGGACCTTATCTCTTCAGAGAAGCACTGAGCACGACAACAGGGCAGTTGTGCTACTGTACCAGCAGCGACAGTGAGAAGCATCATCCAAACCTTTGCAATGTGTTCTTCGGGCCCTTACTGCCCCCATGCCATCTTGCCAAACCCATTAACAATCTCCTTATAGCAGATGCTAATTCACAGTAAGTCTCCCAGCATCTACAAACAGGACCTGGTCTTCAGCTACGGATGATACCTCTTGGAAAACTCAGGCTCGAATTGAGTAGACACAGCTAGTCTTTCTCCAGTATGGAACTACATTACAGTTATCCACAGCACTCTTCCACCTAAAGCAACTGTGATAGCTATTTCCTTTAAGGATTCAACAGCTGAAGATACCGCTGGCATGGCACTGTGCTTCATCTGGCACTCTCAATAGATACTTCAAGGAGTACATACATAGATTTCTTGCACAGCAGTCTGTTCTGCATGATACTTGCTCTCTTTACAAAGAGAGATgcagaaaaacaccttttttacAGTCCTTtcgaaaaacaagaaaaaagtcttCACTATTAAAGGACCTTTGGCAGTAACCGCCCACAAAACGCTGGCAAAAGAACCTGGAAGCAGACAGTGTAAGACAAATATAAACAATCATCAGATAGCTATTGTCTTATTTTATATGTTCTGTTAGAAAGATTTTAGACACCCATCAA
The Harpia harpyja isolate bHarHar1 chromosome 12, bHarHar1 primary haplotype, whole genome shotgun sequence genome window above contains:
- the YWHAE gene encoding 14-3-3 protein epsilon isoform X1 produces the protein MDDREDLVYQAKLAEQAERYDEMVESMKKVAGMDVELTVEERNLLSVAYKNVIGARRASWRIISSIEQKEENKGGEDKLKMIREYRQMVETELKLICCDILDVLDKHLIPAANTGESKVFYYKMKGDYHRYLAEFATGNDRKEAAENSLVAYKAASDIAMTELPPTHPIRLGLALNFSVFYYEILNSPDRACRLAKAAFDDAIAELDTLSEESYKDSTLIMQLLRDNLTLWTSDMQGDGEEQNKEALQDVEDENQ
- the YWHAE gene encoding 14-3-3 protein epsilon isoform X2, which codes for MDDREDLVYQAKLAEQAERYDEMVESMKKVAGMDVELTVEERNLLSVAYKNVIGARRASWRIISSIEQKEENKGGEDKLKMIREYRQMVETELKLICCDILDVLDKHLIPAANTGESKVFYYKMKGDYHRYLAEFATGNDRKEAAENSLVAYKAASDIAMTELPPTHPIRLGLALNFSVFYYEILNSPDRACRLAKAAFDDAIAELDTLSEESYKDSTLIMQLLRDNLTLWTSDMQGDDS